The Bacillus sp. Bos-x628 genome segment GACCTCCTTTTCCCAAAGCCAACATTTTTAGCTTAATGAAAGGATATGTCGCATGCGAACATTTGGAACAGGTCAATTGATTTATTTTTTTACAAATGGGATTCCTTCTAATTCAAGCAGGACGGCTTTCATATCCGTTTTACTTCCTGCATAGCCAGTCAGTGATCGGTCTTTCCCAATGACACGATGACACGGGATGAAAATTGGCAGTGCATTTCGCCGATTGGCTTGTCCAATCGCTCTTACTGCCTTTGGATTCCCGATTGCTTCCGCAATATCAGCATAGCTCTTTGATTCACCGTACGGAATCGTCGAGAGTGCTTCCCATACTTGCTTTTGAAATGGTGACCCTTCTTGTTTGAGCGGAAGAGTAAAGACTTTTCGCTCTCTGTTAAAATACTCATCAAGCTGTCTTTTCGCTTCTATTAATACGGGTGTCTCTTCTTTTATTATTTCTGATGTTCGTTGTTTTGCTAAAAACGGCTCGTCATCAAACAATACTTCTATGATGACACGATCTTTCTCTAGTATGTATACTTCACCAATCGGTGCGTTGAAGACTGTATAATTCACATTAATGCGCTCCTTCTTGTCGCTTTTGTCTAAGCGGTAAAGTGAGATGGAACACAGTCCCCACTCCTTCCTCGCTCTCCACCTCAATGGTTCCTTGATGTTCTTCAATGATTTTGTAGCTAACCATCAAACCTAGCCCAGTCCCTCTCTCTTTCGTTGTATAAAATGGTTCTCCAAGCCGCTTCAGCTTATCCTCTGCCATTCCACATCCCTCATCTCTAAATGAAATGACAATATGATCCTCACCTTTTCGTTTAATGCTGACGTACACATTCCCTTTCTGCGGCATCACTTCAATCGCATTTTTTAAAATATTAATGAAAACTTGTTTTAATTGATTTTGTTCACAGTAGATAAGCGGGATTTCACCCAAGACGTTCAAGTGCATTTGGACATTGCCGAGATTGGCTTGTGCGTGAAGCAGATCCATCGTGTCTTTTATAATTTGCACCACATTTTTTTCTTCATAAACAATTGCCTGCGGCTTCGCCAAAATTAAGAATTCAGTAATAATCGATTCAATTCTTTTTAGCTCTGAGGTAATGACATTGAAGTAGAGTGAATATTCCCCTTCTATGTTTCCTTTTAATAGCTGAATGAATCCTTTTAATGCTGTCATTGGGTTTCTAATTTCATGTGCAATTCCGGCTGCAAGCTCTCCGACTACATGAAGTGTATCCGATTTTCTGACTCGTTCTTCTAATTCCTTTCGTTCCGTCACATCTCTAAAAATGGCAAGATTCATATTATGAATAATGTTGCGTTTAAATGAAAACTCTAGTATGCGCTGATCAGCGTGGTTCAGCACAAATGGAACTTCATTATCTATTTCATCTAATGATATAGCCTGTGCTGGCTGTGCCAAATTTTCAATTTGATAAGGTGCAAGAATATGGAGAAGATTCATTTCAGTTAATTGGCCATCTATCAGTCCGAGTAACTCACTAGCAGAGGGATTGACATCAATAATGCGATATTGATTGTCAAAAAGAACAATCCCATCCATTGAACCATTAAACACTTTACGGAATTTCAGCTCGCTTTCACGCAATTCCTGCTCCATTCGCTTTCTATCACTGACATTACGTAAAATTGTTAAATGCTGCCCTTCTAATACCGCATGCTTCGATGTAAATTCAAGCTCCTTAAATTGACCATTCGCCATTCTAAATAGAAGTTCTTCCCGTATTTCATGATTTCTCATATATCGTCTTCTTGTAGGTCTGTACCTCTTATCAGATTTCACCAGGAAATCGGTTAGTTTCTGACCAATCAGCATATGCATAGGTAATTCAAAAATACGACAGGCTGATTCATTGGCTCTCACAATCTCGCCATCGTCCGCCCATATGATAATGGCATCCATCGCATTTTCGAAAATTTCTCTAAAACGTTCTTCGCTTTTTAATAGCTTTTCTTCCATTAATCTTTTTTCTGTAATATCTCGCATGATGGACATATAAAAACCGCTCATAACATTTGAAGTAATGGTCAGTTCAAATATTTTTTGCTTACCGGATTGAAGTGTAACAGGGAGCTCTCCCTTTGCTTTGCCCGTTTCCTTCAATGACATGAATAAGTGCTGTAAAGCCGATTGATTTTGTTTTTCTACAAAATCATTTAAATAACGGTCTGTTAAATCTGTCTTTTTGAGCTCAAAGCTCTGACAAAAAGAGTGGTTTGCATCAATCATGCAACCATCTTGATCAAATATGACCATACCATCAATTGCTCGATCAAACAAATCCTTAAACAGTTGCTCATTCATGGAGCGTTCGCGCTCTAAGATTTTCTTTGAAGAAACATCTCGCATGACGACGATATATTGGTGATTCAATTCATCATGTTCTGCAAAAAATTCAATGTATTTCGTCTCTCCATTTTCTAGCTGGATTGAGATTTCTTTTTTTAATGTGCCTTTTCGAAAAAAAGTCTCTAATGAACATTCAATTCTATTTTCAGGGATGCCATATAGGAAATCAAGAACGGATTTATTGAGGAGGTCTTCTTTCGGTGTCTGTACAAGCCTGCACGTTGCTTCATTGGCTTGGATGATGTTGAGCTGCTGATCGAATATAAAGATGGCATCTAACGCCTTATTTAACAGCATTTCCTGCTGCGTCAGCTCATTTCGCAAATACTCATTTTCTTTTTGTAATTTTCTGATATCTCCTGCAGTCATGAATTGATTGTCATCGAGCGTTTCAGTCATTCTCTTACACTCCTTTTCCAGCCTGATTCCTCTACGAGTATTTCTACAATCTTTTCATTGTTCCTTCATTCGACTCATAAAAAAGAAAACTTTTTGAACGAAGAGCCTCAATTTATTTCATTTGAATGACACGATTATAGAATGGTTCTCTATTCTTACTCTTCTTTTACAACCATTCTACAATTTCAAATCAAATGGTGAAATGAGCAAAACTGTCTTTTAGAATGGGGCGAATGAGGGAACAGTGCTCATAGAAAAATAAAGTGGGAAAGGTGATGTTATGGCAGCTTCTCGAGATCGTTATTTTGATAATGCAAAATTTCTTCTCATTATTTTAGTCGTTTTTGGTCATTTGTTACGGTCATTCATCCATGATCATGATTGGATGCTCTATTTATACAAGTTTATCTATACATTTCATATGCCTGCATTTATTTTGATATCTGGTTACTTTGCGAAAGGATTTAGAAAACCTGGTTTTATAAAAAAGGTCGCACTTAAGCTGATCATCCCATATTTTATTTTCCAGGTGATTTATTCTTTGTACGATTATTTACTCCAGGATCAAAGCATGTCGAGCTTAAACCCGATGGAGCCGCACTGGTCTTTATGGTTTTTAATTAGTTTATTCTTTTGGAATTTACTACTCATTCCTTTTTCCAAGTTGCAATTCTACTGGGCGATGATCGTCAGTTTATTGACTGCATTACTTGTCGGGTATATTGACAGCATTAGTAACACGCTCAGCTTATCCCGTACGTTTGTTTTTCTACCGATGTTTTTAGCTGGTTTTTATTTAAAGAAGCAACACTTTGAGTTCATCCGGACGAGTACTGGTAAAATAACGGCACTTCTTGTGCTACTTGGTGTCTTTCTGTTTTGTTTCTTTTACGAATTCGATTATTCTTTCTTATTCGGGTCACAGTCGTATTCTTCACTCGGGGATGAAGGTGTGATTGCCGCAATCAAACGAATGGCATGGTACATGCTTGCATTTGCAGCGACATTTAGCTTTTTTGCTTTAGTCCCGACTCGCCATTTCTTCTTTACAAAATGGGGTACGAGAACTTTATATGTGTATTTATTGCATGGATTTGTCATTAAGCTTTTAAGAACGACATGGTTTGATGATTGGGCATTTAATGCGGCAAGTGTACTCATTCTATTACTGCTAACCATATTATTGACCGTCACCCTTTCTAGTACATTTGTCAAAACCGTCTCTCAACCAATAATCGAACTCAAAATGACAAATATCATAAGAACCATTACAGAAAGGCAAAGCAGCTATATCAAATAAAAAAACGATCCGTTAAAGATCGTTTCAGCGTGTAGACAAACCCTTGCATTCGTATTCAGATCTGCGGCTGGCTCACTCCTCCGCACAAGTAGCTCGGGTCTTCCTAGACTTCAAGGGTTTTCAATTCATGTTGAAAAGAAAACAAACCCTTTTTCTCAAGGAAAGAGGGTTGTTTACTGTTCACTTTTTTCGTGATTACACGAAGAATCTTTCTTTGGCTTCATGAAGGTTTCAAACCACTTGCTGCTGTTCACATCTCCAAACTCACTGCCAAATTCCTCTTCTAAGACGTCTGGATTCATCGGTTTTTTATGTTCCTGCAAATCCTTACTTTTTACATGCTTTTTCGTCATGAGATGCTCCCCCCTTGTTTTCCTTGATGAGAGTTTCGGTTTGCTTGCCTGTCAATTGATTGTTCATCAAATTGAGTTTGTCCATTGTCACTTGCCATGCTTTCTGTTGGCGTCATATTATTTGTCAACGCTTCATTTTTCGCTGCTTTTCTTTTCACTACAATCAGTCCTTTTTTGACGTGTTTAGGTCTTCTTTTAATTGTTCGAATAGTTCTTTCATTTGCTTCACTGTGATGGGTTTTTCTTCTGGTTTCAGCTCGTAGCCGATTTGACCATTCGCTTCTAGCGTCGCTTTTTTGAGACTGCTGATATCGGAAATTCCTTGCTGTTTTAGACGCATTTTGAATTGGTCCCTTGTAAGCCGCGTTTTTTTCAGTTTTTGATCCAGTATTTCTCCATTTTGTAAAATCACCACAGATTTTCCTGAAACAAGTTTTTCAAAAAAATCAAATTGAATCGACAGCTTTTCCATAATAATGAGTGCAACAATAAAGATGGTCGCTGCATAAATCGTTTCAAGTAAATTATGCTCAATAAAAGGTTGAATGATTATCGACCCAATCGAAATCATAATCACGGTTTGTTGTACAGTTAATTGGCTAATGGATTTAGGTCCTGCTATTCTCAGTAGCATGGTTCCAACTAACAGCATGACGATTGCTTTCCATAACACTTCCAGCACGTCTCATTCACCTCTTATTTATAGAATGTGAACATCAACTTCAATTTAGACAGTTATATAATGGAAAATAAAAAAGCATTTCTAGAATGCTACATATGCAGGACAACCCACATATTCTTTGTCAGAGCCTTGCGCGCTGGTGTTCACAAATTAGAATTCGCTTAGGACAACTAGAATCGTGTTTTCCTAAATTTCAACTAAAAAAACAAAGGGCTAAATTAAACATCATTTTAGCCCTTTGAACACATCTGAAGCTATCCATGAGAATGCTGTTTATCCGATGATCACACGCTCTTTCGGATAATGATAATTTGCTTCGCTTTCTCTCCGCCCAATTAAGTATAAAAAGCTCGGAATCCCAATTCTACCGATAAACATCACCATCATGATGATGCACTTTCCAAATACAGTGAGATGAGACGTAATACCAAGTGATAATCCCGTTGTTCCAAATGCAGAACAAACTTCAAATAAATTTTCAAGAAGCGAGTTGTGCTCTGACAATGTCAAAAGAAACGTTGCCCCAAAAACTAAAATAAAGGCCATCATGGTCACCATCAGCGATTTGTAAATATCCGCATGATGCAGTTCCCTTTTGAAAATTTTAATCGATTTATTTCCTCGGGCAAAGTGAAAAAGAGCGAGTATGTTAAGCGCAAATGTCGTTGTCCGAATTCCGCCCCCAACCGAGCTTGGAGATGCCCCGATAAACATCAGCATACATAAAAATAAAAGCGTCGGCTCTGTCAGTTGTGTAATGTCTAATGTCGAAAGACCACCGCTTCTTGTTGCTGTTGATTGAAATAAGGAATAAAACAAAATTTCATGCCAGCTCTTTCCAAGGAAGGTAAAACGGGCTTCAAGTGCATATATCCCTAATGCTCCAACAACAACAAGTCCGCCAAACGTAATGGTCGTGATTTTTGTAAATAACGAAAATGATGCATGCTTTCGATCTTGATTAAATAAAAAATCCTTCACTTCAACGAGCACCGGAAACCCGATAGCACCGAAGATGATCAGTAGCATCGTAATAAATTGAACGAAATAATCATCTTTATATGGTATTAATGAATTCCCTGTAATATCAAAACCGCCATTGGTCGTTGCACTAATACTTGAGAAGAAGCCATGTAAAAAGGCCTCTTGCATGTCGTAATATTTAAGAAAATACACACTTAAAATCAGACCGCCTAAAAACTCAATGAGTAAAATCAAATATAAGACCTGTTTCATCAATTTAACGATTCCTGATAAGTTGCTTTGGTTTTGGTCTGCCATAATCAGCTTTCTTTCTTTTATTCCTATCCGCTTTCGCCTCACAAGCCAAACAAAAGTTCCGAGTGTCATAATTCCGATTCCGCCAATTTGCAAAACAAAAGCAAGAATCCACATTCCAGTTACGCTAAATGTCTGCGAGGTATTCACAACGGTAAGACCTGTGACACTCACAGCACTGACTGCCGTAAATAGCGCATCTATAAATGTCCATTTCACTCCTTCTTTGTGAGCCACTGGTAGACTCAGAAGAATGAATGAGACTGTGACAGCGAGAAAATAATAAAGAGCAATCAGTTGGAATGCCGATAGCCGGTCAATTAGCTTTTTCATTGGATTCATTGTAATTCCTTCTTTATCTTTCTTTTTCAATACTTTATCATTTTAATGAAAAGAAAAGTGATTTTAAAGATATTTTATGCTTTATTTTCATTTTCATCAAAAAGAAAAAAGACATCCCTTTGACAGAATGTCTTTTGTCCTACATTATTTTGCTTCAAGTCTTCTAATTCTTTCGTTTAAATCAGGGTGTGTTGAGAAAAGAGATGCTTTTCTTTTTCCGCTGATTTTCAGTGTAGCTACTGCTGTTTGATCGTCATCTTTAATTCTTGACGTATATGCTTTAAGTGAGCGAAGCGCATGAATCATTTTGTCTTTTCCAGCAAGGTCAGCACCGCCGCGGTCTGCGTGGAATTCACGATGTCTAGAATAAGCAAACACGACAAGGCTTCCTAGAATTGAGAAGATGATCTGAAAAACGATCACAGCGATAAAGTGGACAATTGGCACAAGCTCTTCACGAGAGACGAAACGACTTGCGATCCATGCCGCAATTCTTGAAAGGAAGACAACAAACGTGTTGACAATTCCTTGCAGTAACGTCATCGTCACCATGTCACCGTTCGCAATGTGGGCCACTTCGTGCGCAATAACACCTTCAACTGCTGCATCATCCATTTCATGAAGCAATCCAGTGGATACTGCAACAAGTGATCTTCTCTTAGATGGACCTGTCGCAAAAGCATTTACTTCAGATGATTGATAAATACCAACCTCAGGCATTTTAGAAAGGCCTGCTGCTCTAGATAATCTGTGTACACGATCTACAAGCTGCTGCTCATCATATGTTAACGTATCCTTTTCAGGATTTAACACACGTACGCCCATCATCATTTTCGCCATCCAACGAGACATTGCTAATGACATAAAGGATCCAACAAAACCGACAACCGCACTGAACACAAGAAGCACTACTATATTAATTCTACCGTCTGCTCCTATATACGAACCAACACCAGTTGCTGCACTAATAACCGAAAGAACAATACCAATCGTAGTGATAACAAGAATGTTCGTTAATATAAACAGAAATATTCTTTTACCCATACATAACCTCCGCTGTCAAATTAAGTTCAAATGAACTTATTAATAAAATTATAAAAATAATCAGCTCAAATTGCAAGGAAAAGGAATCGTTTGCTATGTTGATCGTAACAGTTTGAGCCCCGTTTCTTCAAATGTTTACACCATATCTTCACATAAAAAGTGAACAAATGGTGACACCTGTCATGCTCTTTCGTTTATTTTGCATTTTCAACAAAAAGAGATTATGATGTTGAATTAGATCAATAATCACGTTTTTTGACGTACAAATGAGGTGGAACATGGTTGCTTTTAAATTAACGAGAATTGACATGACGAGACTTCTTTATTCTCTAAAAGGAGAGGGAGATCTGACTCCGCTTCAGCTTTTGAATTCAACTGTAAAAAACGATCAGCAGCATGAATATGACGAGTTAAAGGTCCCTTCGTTCTTTCAGAAGCTCGAACGGCGGAAACAAAAATCAGAACATGGGCTCTCAACGAATGAAATCGTTGAATTAGGTAACCTTTGCGAGCTGACTTCTCTTAAATCAACTGCTATTCAAAACTGGATCAAACGTGATATTAAAGATATGATTGGTCATCCAGAGCTTGGCAAGAAGTACTCTATTGATCAGGTTGTTATATTATTAATTGTCAGAGATTTAAAATCTGTTTTTGACTTTGATACCATTCGCATGATCTTATCTGCCTTATTTAACACGATTACAGATCGATCTGATGATATTATTAGTCCAATGCGTTTTTATGAAGCATATGCGCACGTCCTTGATTTTATTTATCACCATACAAATTTTCCATTAAAGGAAACCAATTTACGGGCGATAACAGAAGAACAAACAGACAAGCTCCATGAACAATTTAGCGAATTGACAAAGAATCAATGGAACTTGATCAAAGGCATCATCAGCTCTACAGTCTTCTCTGTTTTCACTTCTCATCTTCAAAGTACAGCACAAGAAATGATGTTCAATGCGCTACAGCATAAAAAAACATGAATATGAGCCGTGGTGATTTGAATTTGATTACCTCGGTTTTTTGTACAGCAATTGCCAGCATAATAAAAGCCAGATATTTTCAAAATAAGAAGGCGTCATTAACATAAGGTGAAAGGAGGAATATCACAATGGCAAATCGAAATCAACTTCTTGTTCCTGGAGTAGAACAAGCATTGGATCAATTTAAATACGAGATCGCTCAAGAATTTGGCGTAACTCTTGGTTCAGATACAGTCGCACGTGCAAACGGTTCTGTTGGTGGTGAAATCACAAAAAGACTCGTACAGCAGGCTCAAGCACAAATGGGAAATCAATCTAAATAAAGACATGGTGAAATACGCCGGATCTATTCTGGCGTTTTTTTTATTGTTCATATGTGTGCTGAGCCGAATCTTTGCGATAAGATGATGGCGAGTCTTTTTCTTTTCGCTTCAGCTCATCTCTTTTTCGTTCACCGTACGGATGCTTCTGACCGATATCGTTTTTTTTTGCTCGGTTCTTTGCTTCGTCACGTGATTTGTCGACTTGATGTCTTTTTTCATCAAGGTAAGAGGAATGATTTTTTTTTTGATCTTTGTCTATAGATGTGTCTTTTTCATCCTTATCAATCTTTTCAATGCTTTCATCGTCAGGCTTTTTTGGCTGAGGTTTCTGAACAGCCCCTTGCTCTTCCCTCTCTAATTCCTTCTGCTCTTTCTCTTCTGTAGGAACCTCTTTATCATGATTGTTGTCATTGTTTTCGCCTGTCGTTATGTCTTCTTGCTCACCTTTGTCCTCTTGATCTTGATGTTTCTGATCTTGCTCAGGCTCTTCTTCTTTGACAGCTTCGTCATTTACAGCATCTTCATCCTGTTTCATGTCTTCTTGTTCTTGGTCTTGCAGTTCTTTATTTCTAATATATGTTCCTGTTGAGATGCCTGCTTTTTGCGCTTTTTCTCTTGTTTCAAGGTCACCTTCTACCGCCTCAAGTTTGTAATTGCGTTTTTGATATTCATCCGAAATGGTATCTATTTTGTTTTTGATGTTAGTTTTATATGTATGATCTTGCATGTTTTCATAAACCGTTGAAATATAAATGTTTCTTGATTGATTGATGTATCCTTTTTTATCACAATCGTCTATGATTTCTTGCACGACCTTCGTCATGTCCGTTTTTTCCCAATCCTTCATACTAGCAAGCACATTTTTAGCCTCTTGATTCAGCGGTGTGACCCCAATCACCTGATAATAGTGATCGAGCTTCAGCTCAAAGCTAGGGTTAATATCAATGGTCATATAAGCATATGCTTTTTGACTTGAGAAAGATGGCATCATAGCAAAAATCACGACAATAATGGCTGCTATGGATAGAATTCCAGCATTTAGCGGACGTAAACGGAGCAGATCAAAAAAACCGGCTCTTTTCCTTTCGAGACGTGATTCATTAGGAAACGTCACTTCTTGACCAATTTCATAATCTTGCTGTTCATACTTTGTCCGTAGAAATTGTCCATCAGGGGTCAGCAGTGTGACATATTTTTTGTTTTTCTCTACTATAATGCCTCTTCTCATGAATTAAGCACCCCTTTAAGGTAATCTTTCAAATACACATAATCACCAGTCATAATGATCGCCATAGCAATAATATATTTTCTATTTCTTTCAATCGTTTTGCGGCTGACTTCAACTAACTTTTCTAGCTGTTTGACTGGTAATTGTTTTTTCTGAAATAAAATTATTTTTAGTTCATCGTGTTTGACAAGTGTATAGGCTACTTTAATTGCATTTTGCCTAGCATCTGCATGTTTTGGTGAATGCTCAAGCAATTCTTGAAACGTAAGACCGTATACCTTTAATCGTTCTTTAAAATGTTCAATTTCTTCTCTTCTGTTTTCTTGTTCAACTAAACGTCTGTATTCATCTGCAGAAAGCTCTGCTTCAATCATGCTTTGAGAGTATTCGCCATTCTCACTTTCTTGCAAGTCCATTTGAATGGTAGGCGCATTTCTTGCTTCTTTCCGAATATAGTCTATGACTTTTCTTTTAATAATTAATTCCGCAAAAGCTAAGAGTGAGTTTCCTTTTTCGGATGAATATTTTTCTATTGCTTCATTAAAGGCGATTAAGCCTATGCTGAATTCGTCATCTTTTTCATCTATATATCGTTTGCAAACGGATGAAACCGTCTTAGCGACAAATGGTTTGTATTGCTCTATCAATGCATTTTGCAGTTCTACATCGCCTTGTTGGATACTGATAGCAGACTGCTCTAATGTTTGCTTTTTCTTTCCTTTAAACAAAAGGCTAAGCAATGGTTTCACCTCAGTTCTCCCTATATTACTCATTTATGATAGCTAATTTATGAGGGAAGCGCAAAGGAAGAAATGAGGAATTCATTTCCTGTTTCTCAAATATGACAAGTATTTCTTTGTCTACTTTACAACGTTTCGTCTATAAGCAAAGAAATAAGGGGGTATTCCCCCTTATTTGTAATATGTGTGTTATGAAAATGAAATGATATTTCTTTCAAAAACCCTACTCTTCCAAGCGTACCTCCTGTTTCTCCTCGTTCTTTTGCCCACCTTTTCTTGATGGATTCGATAAAAACCAGCCAAATGCCGCAATTGCGATCAGGACTGTCCAAAAGATTGCTTTCCATAACGTTGAATGAATAAAATGTGAAGAGATCACCCCTATGGCAGGATGGGAGAGTGTATAAAGCATCAGCTTTACTCCAACCCAGCCGACAATTACGAATGCAGCTGTTTCTAGGCTTGGTCTTGTTTGCAGTAGTTTCACAAATACAGTCGCTGCAAAACGCATGATGACAAGACCAATGACCCCCCCTAAAAGAATCACGATAAATTGACCACCGTCAAGACCTCCAATTTGTGGAAGACTGGTTTTAGGAAGTGTCACCGCTAAGGCGACAGCTGCTAAAATTGAGTCTACTGCAAATGCAATATCAGCGAGTTCCACTTTGACCACTGTTGCCCAAAACCCACTTTGCTTGATGTTTGTTTCCGTTTCATTTTTCTTAAACACATGAGACTTCAAAATATGGTAAATTGAAATATAAAGAAGATAAATTGCACCAATGGCTTGAACTTGCCAAACATCTACTAAAAACGAAATGAGAAACAGAGAACCAAATCGCATGACGAATGCGCCTGCAAGTCCGTAAAATAATGCCTTTTTCCTTTGTTTTTCAGGAAGGTGTTTGACCATGACAGCCATAACTAGCGCATTATCAGCTGCTAGTATCCCTTCTAATCCAATCAATACGAGAAGAACCCACCCGTATTCTAAAATAAATGCAGCATCCATCATCATTCCTCCTTGTTTTATCTATTGTCCCACAACAGGCAAAGGCTTATGAATGCAAAAAGACCTTTGCCTGTAATGGCAAAGGTCTTGCTAGACATGTGATATGTAAATCATGCCAACAAAGCCGATGGAACGTAAGTCCATGTAATGACGACTTTGTTTCCGGTAAAAAACCGGACGCTACTCCCCTTTGGTGGGATTTAAGAATATTTAGATTACTTTTATCATAATCAATAGGCATGGGATTGTCAACAAATATCTTTGTCTATGAATGACTTACAAATCAGACGGTTGGTTTTTCTTCTTTTTTTCTTCGTTTCAGACATATATATATAGCGAAGAGTAGAATCACACCTAACCCAATAGGCAACAGGTATTGATCTAAAACCGCTCCCACCTCTTTCCAATTCTCACCAAGCATCACACCTAGATACACATACACGAAAGTAATTGGCGTAATGGCCAAAAATGTATACAAGCAAAATACCCACACATTCATCTTCGCAATACCGCATGGGATGGAAATAAGGGTTCTCACTCCCGGAATAAATCGACCGCTAAATGCGACGAAACCGCCATGCTTTTCAAAAAAAGCATCAGATTTATCAAGCGACTCAGGTTTCACAAAAAAATATTTCCCATATTTATTTAAAAATGGTCTACCTCCATAACGCCCTAACCAATACAAGGTCAAAGGACCAACGACACCGCCTAATGAACCGGCAGCCACAACGCCGATTAAAGCCATATCCCCTTCTGATACCCAGTATCCTGCTAGAGGCAAAACCACTTCAGCAGGAACAAATTCAATGCATAATGCTAGAAAGATGCCGAAATAAGACAAATTCTTAAAAGCATCTGCCAAAGAAATCATAAAATCTTCGATGTTTATCAATCCCTTTCACACATAATCAATCTGACAAGTCATATAGTTGATAGAACCAAGCCACATATTAAACGAATCAAAACCGAAAAACGATTCATTTTTCATTGGTTTTTTACATTAAATTTGATTTTACTATAAACAGCGGATGAAAAAAATGCGGGTGGTTCTTTTTAAGTGAAGGAAAAGTGAACACAAATCCATTTGAGCCGATATATAAAGTATATGTATGTTTTTAGGATACAGGAGGTTTTTTAACATGACACATTTAACAGGAAGCTACAACGGATGGCTTGTCTTTCTGTCAGTCACAGTCGCCGCTGTCGCCTCCTACTCAGCTCTTCATTTAGCGAGCAGAGTGATTCAGTCAAGCGGTGCAAAAAAAAACGGATGGCTTGTGATTGGTGCACTTGTGATGGGAGTAGGTATTTGGTCGATGCATTTCATCGGCATGATGGCCTTACACTTACGTTCAGGCATCACATATGAAACTCCATTATTGA includes the following:
- a CDS encoding PAS domain S-box protein; amino-acid sequence: MTETLDDNQFMTAGDIRKLQKENEYLRNELTQQEMLLNKALDAIFIFDQQLNIIQANEATCRLVQTPKEDLLNKSVLDFLYGIPENRIECSLETFFRKGTLKKEISIQLENGETKYIEFFAEHDELNHQYIVVMRDVSSKKILERERSMNEQLFKDLFDRAIDGMVIFDQDGCMIDANHSFCQSFELKKTDLTDRYLNDFVEKQNQSALQHLFMSLKETGKAKGELPVTLQSGKQKIFELTITSNVMSGFYMSIMRDITEKRLMEEKLLKSEERFREIFENAMDAIIIWADDGEIVRANESACRIFELPMHMLIGQKLTDFLVKSDKRYRPTRRRYMRNHEIREELLFRMANGQFKELEFTSKHAVLEGQHLTILRNVSDRKRMEQELRESELKFRKVFNGSMDGIVLFDNQYRIIDVNPSASELLGLIDGQLTEMNLLHILAPYQIENLAQPAQAISLDEIDNEVPFVLNHADQRILEFSFKRNIIHNMNLAIFRDVTERKELEERVRKSDTLHVVGELAAGIAHEIRNPMTALKGFIQLLKGNIEGEYSLYFNVITSELKRIESIITEFLILAKPQAIVYEEKNVVQIIKDTMDLLHAQANLGNVQMHLNVLGEIPLIYCEQNQLKQVFINILKNAIEVMPQKGNVYVSIKRKGEDHIVISFRDEGCGMAEDKLKRLGEPFYTTKERGTGLGLMVSYKIIEEHQGTIEVESEEGVGTVFHLTLPLRQKRQEGAH
- a CDS encoding TrkH family potassium uptake protein, which translates into the protein MKKLIDRLSAFQLIALYYFLAVTVSFILLSLPVAHKEGVKWTFIDALFTAVSAVSVTGLTVVNTSQTFSVTGMWILAFVLQIGGIGIMTLGTFVWLVRRKRIGIKERKLIMADQNQSNLSGIVKLMKQVLYLILLIEFLGGLILSVYFLKYYDMQEAFLHGFFSSISATTNGGFDITGNSLIPYKDDYFVQFITMLLIIFGAIGFPVLVEVKDFLFNQDRKHASFSLFTKITTITFGGLVVVGALGIYALEARFTFLGKSWHEILFYSLFQSTATRSGGLSTLDITQLTEPTLLFLCMLMFIGASPSSVGGGIRTTTFALNILALFHFARGNKSIKIFKRELHHADIYKSLMVTMMAFILVFGATFLLTLSEHNSLLENLFEVCSAFGTTGLSLGITSHLTVFGKCIIMMVMFIGRIGIPSFLYLIGRRESEANYHYPKERVIIG
- a CDS encoding YetF domain-containing protein, which encodes MLEVLWKAIVMLLVGTMLLRIAGPKSISQLTVQQTVIMISIGSIIIQPFIEHNLLETIYAATIFIVALIIMEKLSIQFDFFEKLVSGKSVVILQNGEILDQKLKKTRLTRDQFKMRLKQQGISDISSLKKATLEANGQIGYELKPEEKPITVKQMKELFEQLKEDLNTSKKD
- the htpX gene encoding protease HtpX; protein product: MGKRIFLFILTNILVITTIGIVLSVISAATGVGSYIGADGRINIVVLLVFSAVVGFVGSFMSLAMSRWMAKMMMGVRVLNPEKDTLTYDEQQLVDRVHRLSRAAGLSKMPEVGIYQSSEVNAFATGPSKRRSLVAVSTGLLHEMDDAAVEGVIAHEVAHIANGDMVTMTLLQGIVNTFVVFLSRIAAWIASRFVSREELVPIVHFIAVIVFQIIFSILGSLVVFAYSRHREFHADRGGADLAGKDKMIHALRSLKAYTSRIKDDDQTAVATLKISGKRKASLFSTHPDLNERIRRLEAK
- a CDS encoding acyltransferase family protein: MAASRDRYFDNAKFLLIILVVFGHLLRSFIHDHDWMLYLYKFIYTFHMPAFILISGYFAKGFRKPGFIKKVALKLIIPYFIFQVIYSLYDYLLQDQSMSSLNPMEPHWSLWFLISLFFWNLLLIPFSKLQFYWAMIVSLLTALLVGYIDSISNTLSLSRTFVFLPMFLAGFYLKKQHFEFIRTSTGKITALLVLLGVFLFCFFYEFDYSFLFGSQSYSSLGDEGVIAAIKRMAWYMLAFAATFSFFALVPTRHFFFTKWGTRTLYVYLLHGFVIKLLRTTWFDDWAFNAASVLILLLLTILLTVTLSSTFVKTVSQPIIELKMTNIIRTITERQSSYIK
- a CDS encoding methylated-DNA--[protein]-cysteine S-methyltransferase, with the protein product MNYTVFNAPIGEVYILEKDRVIIEVLFDDEPFLAKQRTSEIIKEETPVLIEAKRQLDEYFNRERKVFTLPLKQEGSPFQKQVWEALSTIPYGESKSYADIAEAIGNPKAVRAIGQANRRNALPIFIPCHRVIGKDRSLTGYAGSKTDMKAVLLELEGIPFVKK